A stretch of the Hypomesus transpacificus isolate Combined female unplaced genomic scaffold, fHypTra1 scaffold_210, whole genome shotgun sequence genome encodes the following:
- the npbwr2b gene encoding neuropeptides B/W receptor type 2b produces MENVSISTSASQPVCNESMDYYYLNGQNRTDLNCTPPSELYFYADLYVVLPVIYSVICAVGLTGNTAVIYVILKAPKMKTVTNMFILNLAIADDLFTLVLPINIAEHLLHYWPFGEVLCKIILSIDHYNIFSSIYFLTVMSVDRYLVVLATVRSKRMPYRTYRAAKIVSLCVWVLVILIVMPFTVFAGVYISPDDTERKSCVLSFPSPESLWFKASRIYTLILGFAIPVSTICILYTMMLYKLRNMRLNSNAKALDKAKKKVTIMVFIVLAVCLFCWTPFHLSTIVALTTDLRTTPMLIGISYFITSLSYANSCLNPFLYAFLDDSFRKAFKKMLECRPA; encoded by the coding sequence ATGGAAAATGTGTCCATCTCCACGAGCGCTTCGCAACCGGTGTGCAACGAGTCAATGGACTACTATTACCTTAACGGACAGAACCGGACAGACTTGAACTGCACGCCCCCTTCGGAGCTCTACTTTTACGCAGACTTATACGTGGTCCTGCCGGTGATCTACTCAGTTATATGTGCGGTAGGTCTAACGGGGAATACTGCCGTCATATATGTAATCCTGAAAGCACCCAAGATGAAGACGGTCACCAATATGTTCATCTTGAACTTGGCCATAGCCGACGACCTGTTTACCTTGGTGCTGCCTATTAACATCGCTGAGCACCTGCTACACTACTGGCCTTTCGGCGAGGTGCTGTGTAAGATCATACTGAGTATAGACCATTATAACATATTTTCCAGTATTTATTTCCTCACTGTCATGAGCGTGGACCGTTATCTGGTCGTCCTTGCAACCGTGCGCTCCAAACGAATGCCCTACCGCACTTACCGGGCGGCGAAAATCGTCAGCCTGTGTGTCTGGGTCCTGGTGATTCTGATCGTCATGCCCTTCACTGTGTTCGCTGGTGTTTACATTAGCCCGGACGACACAGAGCGCAAAAGTTGTGTTCTGAGTTTCCCCAGCCCGGAAAGCCTTTGGTTCAAGGCAAGCCGAATCTACACCCTTATTCTTGGCTTCGCTATCCCTGTCTCCACGATCTGTATTCTCTACACCATGATGCTTTACAAACTGAGGAACATGCGTCTCAACTCCAACGCCAAGGCGCTTGACAAGGCCAAGAAAAAGGTCACCATCATGGTGTTTATAGTGCTGGCAGTTTGCCTGTTCTGCTGGACGCCGTTCCACCTCAGCACGATAGTGGCACTCACAACAGATCTCCGGACAACCCCGATGCTCATCGGTATCTCCTACTTCATTACAAGTCTTAGCTACGCCAACTCGTGTCTCAACCCTTTCCTTTACGCCTTCCTCGACGATAGCTTCAGGAAAGCGTTTAAAAAGATGCTAGAATGTAGACCTGCCTGA